In Gossypium hirsutum isolate 1008001.06 chromosome D01, Gossypium_hirsutum_v2.1, whole genome shotgun sequence, the genomic window cgtttcatcttgctttaaataaaacaaaactgaaaaaaaaataaaataaaaccatttgttccctttaaaaaaaaaaccagtgTGGCTCTGCTAGGGTTCTTTTAACCCATCCTTGCGCCGCTGCTCAGCCTATGCCTCCATGCCCCGATTTTGACGGAAGAGACACCAGCTCAACGACTCCGGCGACCAGGTAAATCTCTTcccccttttttatattttaaatgaaaaataaataaataaaataaaataaaaaaaatagaaaaaaataaaaaaagacacGATTTACCTTTAAAAAACTGATATTTACTCTCTCTTTTTCGATCTTTTTGCATATATCCCCCCTTTTACACAATCATCATTCGGTTTTATAGCCGAATCCTTgagaaataacaaataaataaataaataaatccattgattctctatatttttttgttgttgtctGTTTTTGAGTCTCGTTACAGGTACGTGTTGGAGAAGAATACGTGCGACACGCGCGGAGTAACATGCGTGACATGCGGAGGCGATGGGCGCGACATGCGGGGGCTGGTGCAGCGTGCGAGGGTGAGATTGCTGCGGTGGCTACTGGCACAGGTtgttagggttttctttttttgttttttagttttgGGCTGATTTGGTTATTGGGCTAGGGTTAATTTTTATTGGGCCATACGAGTTGTAGGGTTTTGTATATTTATTTGGGCCCGGGAATATTTGGGCTTGTACACTTGGCTTTAAAGATACGGGCAAACAAACAATCTGGTTTCATAATTAACCTCCAACCTTGTTTTGCAAACAAACAATCTGGTTTCATAATTAACCTCCAACCTTGTTTTGCAAGCAACACTATATTGAACTTTGCCAAATCCCTAAATCCCAATTCCCCTTGTGCTTTTGGCTTGCACATTCCCCTCCAACCACACCAATGAATTCCCTTTCCTATTTTAGAATTTCTCCACTAAAATTTATTCCTATTTTAGAATTTCTCCactaaaatttactaataatattTTCCAATTCACGACATAATGTAACAGGCAACAAAAAACATTACATCGTATAAATTGGGATGGCTTTTAAAATTGCTTTAATAAAGACTTCTTTACCTCCAAGTGACAATTAGTGCATACTCCAAATTTCAATGCGTTATCTAAATCTATCTCTAAAACTCGTAAACACCTCCTTCTTTCGTCTTCTAATCATAGTCAATAGACCTAGGTATTTTTCTGGGTTACTAGAGACCCTTACCCCAATAGATGTCCCAATCTGATCCCTTCTGATGCTCGACACATTACTATAAAAAATATCAACGACTTTTCAAAATTGATCAATTGACCCAATACCCTTTCATATTCGACCACTATTATTTAATAGCATTTGTACCTTTCACACTTGCTTCCCCAAACAAAATGCTATCAACTACAAAAAAGTATATGAGTTAATGATAGCCCTCTTCTCCCTACTCTTTTGATGATTCCTTCAGTTTTTGCCAATTTAAGGAGAGAATAAAAACCTCCGCACAAATCAGGAAAAAATATCGACTGAGTGGATCGCCCTGTCTCAAAACCCTTGAAGGTTTGAATTTTTCCCCTTGCACCCCATTGAACAAATTTGAATATTTCACCAGTTGAAACACTCCATTACTAAGCATAACCAATTGTCACAAAACCCCATGCGTTTCATAACTTGTTCAATGAAATTCCATTCTACCCTATCATAGGCTTTACTCACgtctaatttcaaaaaaaatatgacTCTATGCCCCATCTATTTTCTGTTTCAGTGATTGTAGCACCTCATATGCAATTAGCGCATTATCTGTAATTTTCCTTTCAAGTACAAATGTCGCTTGTGCCTCATCAATACATTTATCAAACACTGTTCTAAATCTATTAACTGCCACTTTGGATATAATTATAGACAACACATTGTATAGACTAATCAACCTGAATTGCGACATACATGTTGGTGAACTCACTTTTAGGATAAGCACTATACTAGTACTATTGATAATGCCAATCTCATTTCTCCTATTCAAAACGTCTAAGCAATATCTAGTTATCTCATCTCCCATAATATgccaatattttttataataaagtgCAGGATATCCGTCTATACCTGATGCCTTTAAAGGTGTTGTACTATTTACTGTTTCCCTCACTTTTTTGAGTTTAAACTTCTCAACTAACTCAATGTTCATACCCTCCTGAATGTAATTTGTTATCCCCGACAACACTCTATCATTACTCCTCGTGTCTGAAGCTGTGAACAGCTccttgaaatatttattttccaCTATTGCCTTCTCCCTCTCTCCAACGACCCATTCCTCATTCAGCCCTTTTAGTTTTTTTACAGTATTCCTCTATTTTCGTTGGTTTACTAGATTATGAAAAAAAGATGTATTTCTATCTCCAAACCGAAGCCAGTTCGCCCTTGCTTGTTGCTCTCAAAACATCTTTCCTTTACTAGCTTCTAGATTTAGAGCCAACTTGACCTCTTCTATCTCTACCATTATTTCATCATCTGGGTCAACTGTGCTCAAGTTAGCCAATCTCATAATTTATATTGTTGACGCCTTCCTCTTATTGGCAGTAATTTGTCCCAATTCACCTTTAAGAAGATCTCCTAATTTCCTCAACTTCGAACGAACATCATTTGAAATCCCCTCCTAAAACTCATCATTTTTTTGTTCACACTCATCCTCCATGACTCAATTTGCATTAAATCTAAATCCCCCCTTCCCTATTGCTTTGTGCCCTATACAATCAATCCCCAAATCTACCAAAATCGGACAATGATATGATATAGCATgcgtctaatattttaaataataccCTGGAAAACTCTCCCACCATGtcaaatttgccacccctttgTTAATTCTCTCACAAACGTTATTTTCTAGCAACCGACCTGTCTTCAATATGAACCATCTCCTCAAAAAACCAAAATCGCTAATATCACAATCCTCCAACACTTCTCTGAAATGAGCCATGTTTCTTTCATTCCGCAATCGACCCCCTTTTTTTCTCAAACGAGAACATAATCTCATTAAAGTCTCCCACGACCATTCATGGTAAATCTCAATAATTCTCCAACCTCCTTAAAAGTTCCCACGATTCTCTTCTTTTGTGTTCCTCAGGTGCGCCATAAAACCCTATAAACCTCCACAATGGCATACCTTCTCATTCCTTTACCTCCATATAAATATGATTAGTTGAAAAGCTTCTCAATTACAACACATACTCCCTTTTTCAACCAATTGACAAACCCTTTTTAACCCATACGCTCCCACATCAATAGTTAGCAAAACCACACTGTAGTTAAACCTTTTCCATTCTTTTTTCACTCAACTTTGTTTCAATTAGAAACAAAATATGGGGTTGTACATGCCTCACCTTGTTTCTAAGGCAATTAACCATCCGTGGATGTCCCAATCCACGAACAttccaacttaaaattttcattactcCCGGTCGGTTCGCTTGCCAGTGGCTGCCAATCTCTTATTGAAGTCAATCAGTAAACCAATAACACCATACCCATTTGATTATTCTTCCAGTATTCTTTATCTTTTTTTCCCATCATAATTTTCAATTGGCTTATTCTCCATTATAGACTCCCTCTGACCTTGTTTCCACGCACCTTGAATAATCACACCTCCTTATTTTCCCTTATTATTCTGATCATCCGTATCTATGCCATGGGAATTAATACCTTCTTGAAATCCCTTCGAACTATCCTCCTACTTCCAATTGAAACTTCTTTCCATGACGATACCCTTAAAGATATGTCCCAGCCAAAATTTACTTCTTGAATCTTGATTGTCATCCTTATAGGGAAAAAAACCTTCCCTATGCCCTAACTTTCCacataaaaaatagaaaagtgTTAATATTTCATATTAGAAGTAAGCATATCCCTCTCACCCTTGTCCCAATGCCAACTTTTCTTATGCTTCACAGCTAATCGTACATCAATTTTGGTTCTAAAATGCATATATCTTTGTTTCCCCCTCGTAATCAAAGAAACATCATACGGGATGAAATGCCTAATAAAATCACCTAATTGCCATGCCAGTCCCTCCGATATAACCCCAAACGGCAGATTATGGACCTGAACCTAGAAATTAGTATAAACCAATGAAACTTTCAGCGGGTCTTTCTTACTATTCAGTCGATGGAAAACAATAAGGTGTCTATTGAACGACCAAGGTATACCATCCAAAACCCTTTTTTATATCTACCTCATAgaaaaaagcataataaatacATTTTCCCCTATATTCGTGATTGTAACCTGTCCCAACAGATGCCAAAGATTAGCCAAAGTTCTTTTTAGAAAGGGAAAGTGAACCGCATAATACGTTAAGCTTTTCTTACCAAGCAAAATTGATAGTCGTCTTCTATTTCAATCGGAGCTTTTTCACAAGGAATCGGTTCCTCCTTTTCATCATCAAGACTTAGATTTGCAAGTTATGCCTCCATCATTAATGAAAATCCCAAACCAACCACAACGCAATTTCCAACCCTAAAACCCTAAGATAAGAGAACGTGCCTTTAGTAGACGATAAAGAAAGAGACGTGCTAAAACTCTTAGCAGGCGAAAGAacttattatatgaaaatattatatatgaCAAATGGTTTCTTATATTGAAACATCAAATtgctatagtatatatatatacaattactgcaataaatttaatttttatgtattataaattacataatatataaaaataaaataatataaaacatataaactttaaaaaataggTCGGGTTGGGAGCTTAAACCATTAAGCTCAAGCCTCAAAcctaacccatattttaaacaagATTAATTTTTTCTAACCTATGAACAAGTTTACAAGTTTAGTTGCGACGCTCATGCTAGTGTTATCTAAATTAATGAGTATGGTTGAGACGGAGCTTTTGTTTTCAGGCGGGCTGGCTGATGAGAAATTGGGCTTTCAATTGGTTAATGTCAAGGCCCAGAAAGAAAATAATCCAAAAGTAAACTGCTTTGACAGTTTTGACAGACATAGGGAGTTGGGAAGTCCCAAACATCTGGGTAGGAACAGGAATGACGTGGCTAGTTTGTTTAGCAGAAACCATGAATGCCTCTTCTTTCAATTATCTCATCTCACTCAGCACTTTCTGGTCGCTGCTTTGAAACTCCTTTCTACGATCATGGAATTGGGTCTTCCTTTGTTCCCAGGAATCAAATTCCCAACCCCCAGAAATACTGTTTTGGCCCGAAGTTCTCCTAATAACCTTCCTCAGTTTTCTTCCAATGCATCGTCCTCCACCTCGATCTCTGTCAAGCCTCCTACTAAAACTGTCCCAGGTATTTTCTTGCATTATATACCCTTTTCTTATGCACCAAACTGAATTCCCATTTCTGTTATGGAAGTAAAAGTGAACAACTTGTATTGCAGGGAAGCCAGAGGCTGACGTTGTTGTGATTGGGAGTGGTATTGGCGGACTGTGTTGCGCGGGGCTTCTTGCTAGATACAACCAGGATGTGCTTGTGTTGGAAAGTCATGATCTGCCTGGAGGTGCTGCCCATTCTTTTGAGATTAAAGGCTATAAATTTGACTCTGGTCCATCTTTGTTCTCTGGTTTTCAGTCTAGAGGTCCTCAGGCCAATCCTCTTGCACAGGTCTTTGCTACATCATCTTTTCACCTTCACCGTTTTACACTTTTGATTTCTCTGGTTGGATTGGAATCACCATTCCTTTATCTTTGAGTTGCAGGTCCTAGATGCATTGGGTGAGTCAATTCCATGTGCGAAATATGACTCTTGGATGGTTTACATTCCCGAAGCTGAATTCTTATCACGCATAGGCCCAACTGAATTTCTCAAGGTGGACTGCCATTGTTAGATTTGTTCAATTTTATGccttttcatactttaattaatatgtaatttttatattactCTGCATTCATACTGTTACACCCATTTCTTTTAAGAGTAGAAGGCATCAAATAAACTGTTTATTCAGATATTGCTCTATCATGCAAAGACTTAAATACGGTTGTCAAACAAGAGCTAGATAAACTTGTATGCAACCAGTGTAAAAACATACCAGGATGTTACTATCCAGCATGAGCTAGAAGATGACCACATTTAAATACTCATGCTTATTATCCtcactatttttattttccagGACCTTGAAAAGTATGCTAGTCAGAACGCCGTGCAAGAATGGAAAAAACTTCTCGTGAGTTCCGTTATTTTTACTTATCATTTTTTTACCCTCTAAAGAACTGCCTCAAACATATAATTGATACCAAACTGTGTTGGATATTTGGATTAAGAGACCtgtactttcattttctttttaaaacttgCAAGTATTTCTCAAATTCAGAATGCAATTTGGCTGCAGGAAGCAATACTTCCTTTATCAGCCGCTGCAATGGCACTGCCTCCTTTATCAATCAGAGGAGATTTGGGAGTTATTTCAACTGCTGCAGCTAGATATGCCCCTTCTTTGTTGAAATCATTTGTAGAAATGGGACCGCAGGGAGCTTTTGGTGCTCCTAAGCTTTTACGACCCTTCACGGAAATCATGGATTCTTTGGAGCTGAGAGACCCTTTTATTAGGAATTGGGTGGACCTTTTAGCTTTCTTGCTTGCTGGGGTGAAATCCAATGGTATACTCTCAGCAGAGATGGTAACTATAAGGATATCCAAGTGTTTCTTTTCATGCTTATAAGGTGAAATGCTATGAATATACATACACTACTTTGAAACTTAACATTGTCAAGTTTTACTTCCAATTTTTCAGGTTTATATGTTTGCAGAATGGTACAAACCTGGTTGTACTCTAGAGTATCCACTTAATGGAAGTGGAGCCATTATTGAAGCTCTTGTTCGAGGAATACAAAAGTTTGGAGGACGGATATCTCTAGGAAGTCATGTGGAAAAGATCATCGTTGAGAACGGTAAGGCTACCGGAGTTAAGCTGAAAGGTGGTCAGGTAAATATATAGTCTGAACATAGACAATTGACTTAAGCAAATGTTGTCTGCTTGAAATGCTATTGACTGAAAAAAAATGTATATGCTGCAGTTTATACGTGCTAAAATGGCTGTTGTGAGCAATGCATCCATGTGGGATACTTTGAACCTGCTACCGAAGGATCAACTTCCAAAGTCATACGTAGACAGGGTTAAAACAACACCACAAtgtgaatcattcatgcatctcCATCTAGGCTTTGATGCTGAGGTACCAAAATATTAGTAACTGGTAACTCAGTTTTCTAATTACTCAAATGTTGTGCATCTATATATGTTATTGACGTCTTTTCAAGCACCATAATGAGCAGGATGTACGTGAGGATTTGGGgattcatcatcttgttgttaaTGAATGGGAAAGAGGAGTTGATGCTGATCAGAATGTTGTTTTAATATCTGTACCTAGTGTACTTAGTCCTAATCTTGCACCACCAGGGAAGCATGTTTTGCACGCTTATACACCAGGAACTGAACCATTTGAATTGTGGGAGGGGCTCGATCGTAGAAGTGCAGAATACAAAAAGCTTAAAGCTGAACGATCAGAGGTAAATTATATTTGCTTTCTAATGCTTTTGACAAAGCCATAGCTTGAAAACTCAAAGCTCAAAAGTTAATGCTTCATAAACCAGGTAATGTGGAAAGCTGTTGAACGAGCACTTGGCTCTGGTTTCAACCGTGACAAGTGTGAGGTGAAACTGGTTGGAACTCCGTTGACACATCAAAGGTTTTTACGAAGGAACAGAGGAACTTATGGACCAGCTATTCAAGCTGGTCAAGGCACTTTTCCAGGACATTCGACCCCTATTCCACAGCTTTATTGTTGCGGAGATTCTACTTTTCCTGGCATTGGAGTCCCTGCAGTTGCTGCTAGTGGTGCCATTGTTGCCAATTCTCTGGTCTCAGTTTCTCAACACTCCCAACTTCTTGATGCCATTGGAATTTGAATGCAATGGGTGACTTCATCTTATTTTCGTATAAATTCTTTTCCcattttgaaatttgattataaccCTACTCATTAATGTAAATTAGAGGGATAATTCCAAATTCTATATAATTGGAATCAATATAGAAAGAAACCCAAatgtttttttcttataatttataaccaaaatcaaaacccaTATCACATTTGAATctcttaattattagtttacctaTCCAAATGCAAAGTATAAACTATACTTTAACTCAGTTAATTCATGTAAACATGCATGCAATCTATCGAGATTTAGAATCTCAATTTCTGCAAACACAAACCCATTTTTTATTCTCATACTACAACCTCTTTGTGTGTGTATTATATAACATACAAGCTTTAACTTTGGTTAGATTACTTAGAGCATGCGAAAAGTGAGTGGATCTTCATAGATATGGTGGAGGCTGAAATGCAACGCGTGTTTGCTTTTCCTGACACTGTACATCATCACGTAACTTGACTTGGATGGAAATATGTACAATGTAGCTTACGGTAGGTAACATATTATATCGAGTCAAAACAATTAAAGCTTCAGAATAGTATTTATTCATCATTAGTTATGCTTTAAAAACATTCAAGCATCATCCTTACATAATAGACTTCCATTAATCATATGCACTActctaatttgaaaatttataattttgttgcATCTTGAAGATGGTATAAAAAGCTAATGGTTAAAAGCTCTATGTTAGCATTTGAGGTTAAAAGTTCAAGTCATGACAATGACATCCCTCTCTCAATTTGTAAtataccaaataataataataataataataaaagcattATGAGAAATTACACTATTTTAAGGTTTTAGCGGAGTATAGCAAAAGTACTATTTAAGTATATAGTGAAAATCCTTGGTCAATAATCGAGTGAACCCTTAGATCACTTATAACTtttcattataatattattttcatttttcttattttctttttctaattattttttctaataaTATTCTTTGGTTACAAACTGCATCCTGTGTATTTTTCTAACAATTTTAAGACttcaatatgaattttttttctaagatTTCAATTTAAGATTATATGGCgaacaaagaaaaaaacaacattTTATCACT contains:
- the LOC107920901 gene encoding prolycopene isomerase, chloroplastic: MELGLPLFPGIKFPTPRNTVLARSSPNNLPQFSSNASSSTSISVKPPTKTVPGKPEADVVVIGSGIGGLCCAGLLARYNQDVLVLESHDLPGGAAHSFEIKGYKFDSGPSLFSGFQSRGPQANPLAQVLDALGESIPCAKYDSWMVYIPEAEFLSRIGPTEFLKDLEKYASQNAVQEWKKLLEAILPLSAAAMALPPLSIRGDLGVISTAAARYAPSLLKSFVEMGPQGAFGAPKLLRPFTEIMDSLELRDPFIRNWVDLLAFLLAGVKSNGILSAEMVYMFAEWYKPGCTLEYPLNGSGAIIEALVRGIQKFGGRISLGSHVEKIIVENGKATGVKLKGGQFIRAKMAVVSNASMWDTLNLLPKDQLPKSYVDRVKTTPQCESFMHLHLGFDAEDVREDLGIHHLVVNEWERGVDADQNVVLISVPSVLSPNLAPPGKHVLHAYTPGTEPFELWEGLDRRSAEYKKLKAERSEVMWKAVERALGSGFNRDKCEVKLVGTPLTHQRFLRRNRGTYGPAIQAGQGTFPGHSTPIPQLYCCGDSTFPGIGVPAVAASGAIVANSLVSVSQHSQLLDAIGI